A section of the Mesotoga sp. BH458_6_3_2_1 genome encodes:
- a CDS encoding M48 family metallopeptidase has translation MEVDFGKLQLTEEKTLESFFEESINLKLINSLIIAKEKENFRGNELSSYFKGYLLPLYKDFGGELFARCHGILDRLEIDSSMIEFYISNTPEFNCSSINIPDKAKPDIIVINRGLLEKLSLDEMEFVIGHEIGHILFGHSYVTKAIQYVYPEYEKLPPFLMKLYEVWRKLAEISCDRIGLLACNDYEVSVRALFKLSSGLEDNYFNLTTENMLSITDKAFEEMKENPSYLNISHPANPLRIKAIKAFYNSESWKRISEGKDVDKDESLEKEMENIKSHIRRAPLNELETLELQFISSAGLILMLADKEEIEEKEHTYLINILSEYIHWPQEYFSTLTEGAVVKKMQEAVKTIKEKAPWKTRQLAGKLLPIIIRDNKLYDNEVNIYIKICVEELGINISEVVDSILAGIRQMYSPLS, from the coding sequence ATGGAAGTAGATTTCGGAAAGCTACAACTGACAGAAGAAAAAACTCTTGAGAGTTTCTTTGAAGAATCCATCAACTTGAAGCTAATAAACTCTCTTATAATCGCGAAAGAAAAGGAGAATTTTCGAGGGAATGAGCTTTCCTCTTATTTCAAAGGTTATCTTCTGCCCCTTTATAAAGACTTCGGCGGGGAATTGTTTGCCAGGTGTCACGGCATTCTAGATAGACTGGAAATAGACAGCTCGATGATCGAGTTCTACATCTCCAACACTCCGGAATTCAACTGCAGCTCAATAAACATACCCGACAAGGCTAAACCGGACATCATAGTGATCAACAGGGGACTACTCGAAAAGCTATCCCTTGACGAGATGGAGTTTGTCATCGGTCACGAAATAGGCCACATACTCTTTGGCCATTCTTACGTCACCAAAGCGATCCAGTATGTATATCCCGAATATGAAAAGCTCCCTCCATTCCTCATGAAGCTCTATGAAGTCTGGAGAAAGCTGGCCGAGATATCATGCGACAGGATCGGATTACTGGCCTGCAACGATTACGAAGTCTCCGTGAGAGCTCTCTTCAAGCTCTCTTCGGGTCTTGAAGACAACTACTTTAACCTCACAACTGAGAATATGTTGAGCATTACCGATAAGGCCTTCGAAGAGATGAAAGAGAACCCCAGTTATCTAAATATCTCTCATCCGGCGAATCCCCTGCGAATAAAAGCGATAAAGGCTTTCTATAATTCCGAGAGCTGGAAGAGGATAAGCGAAGGAAAAGACGTAGACAAAGACGAATCACTGGAAAAGGAGATGGAGAACATAAAGAGCCATATACGAAGGGCTCCGCTAAATGAGCTAGAAACGCTTGAGTTGCAGTTTATCTCTTCGGCAGGACTGATACTTATGTTAGCCGACAAGGAGGAAATAGAAGAGAAGGAACACACCTACCTAATAAACATCCTTTCCGAATACATTCACTGGCCCCAGGAATATTTCTCTACACTCACAGAGGGCGCCGTAGTCAAGAAAATGCAGGAAGCCGTGAAGACGATAAAGGAAAAGGCACCCTGGAAGACAAGACAACTGGCTGGAAAACTCCTCCCCATAATAATCAGAGATAACAAACTCTACGACAACGAGGTAAACATTTATATCAAAATATGCGTAGAAGAACTGGGAATAAACATTTCAGAAGTCGTTGACAGCATTCTGGCAGGAATAAGGCAGATGTACAGTCCGCTTTCGTGA